A region of Leishmania panamensis strain MHOM/PA/94/PSC-1 chromosome 33 sequence DNA encodes the following proteins:
- a CDS encoding enoyl-CoA hydratase/Enoyl-CoA isomerase/3-hydroxyacyl-CoA dehydrogenase, putative (TriTrypDB/GeneDB-style sysID: LpmP.33.2720) translates to MRRAETLSKHLQDNAFVRVERRGTVGLIRMLSSAPPRSQVGGCVLCAPMRAQILRALKTLEADADCLFIVLTSTSYRFFSSGIDIANFTECFVSDLTAQPPVPSLSELTAAVEMCPKVCVAAIQGLCSSWGLELALAADYRICEVNAQFRFPEVRLGITPGGGGVQRLISQVGVPHALNMLCYGRPVYAREAYQIGLIDRPPYSAPNLWTSLAEFIEKHVTAAAPIKLGGDGERTPSLHTLKDAQTAKALALHRRHTCPAYVHLPFFNRGLYAWMKHKLRESVPREVQTPYRAIEAVKLAVAYSDRRGGSGSHPNPNRANGSVAAAAYAAAERSLFESCLLLPEAQGMQHLLCASQRTSVSWEKKSLWLSPPVPGLSIMGDVGATPHFTVKPSASVASVYNPSAEDATAQVGLKMVAVIGAGTMGTSIALMLLWKSEIEVILVEMDVQRQEVARHTIEDYLRSRVEAHRLSAHRRDDMLRRLRVMGSLITPFPPVLADADLVFECAPEVAAIKQSIFTRLDSVCKRSTILATSSLALEVNELAAITRRPGQVLGMHFFPPANESLLVEVIRGTATEQWVVERIMHLLCQLDKYPILSVSRHGSVGTRLLLTALYQAYAMLEDGCFPLQIDRALRKNFHFTRGLFELEDIIGLDVMGMARASMLAAVERASATPPSLPKRVGIEPSVPSAVEIGNAWWLPSRPVFDIPDALIAAGALGRKTRTGWYNYVTPKDASLGYRLRHPIASWLWTRSGTDNVGTGSAAKGGAAAGITNASDCALSLSGPSMTSAMAASSVASRHLYPLVSLKSLVLQHNYSIEYRTIDCSKRRRVTRRPFHEEEIVERIVFAMVNEAAKIMADGVIASSADIDCTSVYAFGFPAWKGGLCYYADHVAGIDHIVQKMQVYQRALGSEEFPAPCLVLREMRAKGKTFATMFN, encoded by the coding sequence ATGAGGCGCGCAGAGACACTGTCCAAACACCTGCAGGACAACGCGTTTGTCCGCGTCGAGCGCCGCGGTACGGTTGGCCTGATCCGCATGCTGAGCTCAGCGCCGCCCCGGTCGCAAGTCGGTGGCTGCGTCTTATGTGCGCCGATGCGAGCGCAGATCCTGCGTGCCCTCAAGACGCTAGAAGCCGACGCCGACTGTCTCTTTATTGTGCTCACCTCGACTAGCTACCGGTTCTTCTCCAGTGGCATCGATATCGCCAACTTCACGGAGTGCTTTGTCTCCGACCTCACCGCACAACCGCCTGTCCCATCGCTGTCGGAGTTGACAGCCGCCGTGGAAATGTGCCCAAAGGTGTGCGTAGCCGCCATTCAGGGCCTCTGCTCATCCTGGGGGCTCGAGCTGGCTTTGGCGGCGGACTACCGGATTTGCGAGGTCAACGCGCAGTTCCGCTTCCCAGAGGTGCGGCTTGGCATCACccccggcggtggcggtgtgcagCGTCTTATCTCCCAGGTTGGGGTGCCGCACGCGCTGAACATGCTATGCTACGGTCGTCCAGTGTATGCGAGAGAAGCGTACCAGATAGGTCTCATCGACCGACCACCGTACAGCGCCCCGAACTTGTGGACGTCATTGGCGGAGTTCATTGAGAAGCacgtcaccgctgctgcaccaatCAAGCTaggcggtgatggagagaGGACGCCGAGCCTGCACACACTGAAGGATGCGCAGACGGCTAAAGCACTTGccctgcaccgccgtcacaCTTGCCCGGCATACGTCCACCTCCCCTTCTTTAACCGCGGCTTGTACGCATGGATGAAGCACAAGCTACGCGAATCGGTGCCGCGCGAGGTTCAGACCCCGTACCGCGCGATCGAGGCAGTGAAGTTAGCCGTTGCGTACAGCGACCGTCGCGGCGGAAGCGGAAGCCATCCGAATCCAAACCGTGCCAATGggagcgtcgctgcagccgcatacgcagcggcggagcggtCTCTTTTTGAGTCTTGTCTTCTCTTGCCTGAGGCACAGGGAATGCAGCATCTACTGTGTGCCTCGCAACGAACGTCGGTGTCGTGGGAGAAGAAGTCGCTCTGGCTATCGCCCCCGGTGCCGGGGCTGTCGATCATGGGCGATGTTGGTGCGACACCGCACTTCACGGTCAAGCCCTCAGCCTCGGTGGCCTCCGTGTACAACCCCAGCGCTGAGGACGCCACGGCGCAGGTGGGGCTGAAGATGGTGGCTGTCATTGGCGCCGGAACCATGGGAACGTCGATAGCGCTCATGCTGCTGTGGAAGTCGGAGATCGAGGTCATCCTGGTGGAGATGgacgtgcagcggcaggaggtAGCTCGCCACACCATCGAAGACTATCTGCGCAGCCGCGTTGAGGCGCACCGGCTTTCTGCGCACCGCCGGGACGACATGTTGCGCCGACTGCGCGTGATGGGCAGCCTCATCACGCCATTCCCTCCTGTTCTTGCGGACGCAGATCTCGTCTTTGAGTGTGCGCCGGAGGTTGCGGCGATCAAGCAGAGCATCTTTACCCGCCTCGACTCTGTCTGCAAGCGCTCCACGATTCTCGCAACGAGCTCGTTGGCGCTGGAGGTGAATGAGCTTGCAGCCATAACACGGCGCCCTGGACAGGTGCTCGGCATGCACTTTTTCCCACCAGCGAACGAGTCTTTGCTTGTGGAGGTGATTCGTGGGACGGCAACGGAGCAGTGGGTTGTCGAGCGTATTATGCATCTTCTGTGCCAACTGGACAAGTACCCGATCCTGTCTGTCAGCCGTCACGGCTCCGTTGGAACTCGTCTACTGCTCACAGCGCTCTACCAGGCTTATGCTATGCTGGAGGATGGCTGCTTTCCGCTGCAGATTGACAGGGCGCTGCGCAAGAATTTCCACTTCACTCGCGGTCTCTTTGAGCTTGAGGATATCATTGGCCTTGATGTAATGGGCATGGCTCGCGCATCCATGTTGGCAGCGGTAGAGCGCGCAAGCGCCACGCCCCCATCACTGCCCAAAAGGGTCGGTATCGAACCGAGTGTGCCAAGTGCCGTTGAGATCGGCAACGCGTGGTGGCTGCCGAGTCGTCCTGTCTTTGACATCCCTGATGCTCTCATTGCCGCCGGCGCCCTTGGCCGCAAGACACGCACGGGGTGGTACAACTACGTGACCCCGAAGGACGCAAGCTTGGGTTATCGCCTGCGGCACCCCATTGCGTCTTGGCTGTGGACCAGATCTGGAACAGACAACGTGGGCACCGGCAGTGCCGCCAAgggtggagctgcagcaggtaTCACCAACGCCTCGGACTGCGCGCTGTCGTTGTCAGGCCCTTCTATGACATCAGCAATGGCAGCTTCGAGTGTGGCGTCGCGCCACCTCTACCCGTTGGTCAGCTTGAAATCCCTCGTTCTGCAGCACAACTACTCCATCGAGTACCGCACAATTGACTGCAGCAAACGCCGTCGTGTGACCCGCCGGCCGTtccacgaggaggagatagTCGAGCGCATTGTGTTCGCTATGGTAAACGAGGCGGCCAAGATCATGGCAGACGGTGTCATCGCCAGCTCGGCTGATATTGATTGCACTTCTGTTTACGCGTTTGGCTTTCCAGCGTGGAAGGGTGGGCTATGCTACTACGCGGATCACGTCGCAGGGATCGATCACATCGTGCAAAAGATGCAGGTGTACCAACGCGCCCTCGGCTCGGAGGAGTTTCCGGCGCCGTGCTTGGTGCTGAGGGAGATGCGGGCAAAAGGCAAGACGTTTGCGACTATGTTCAACTAA
- a CDS encoding hypothetical protein (TriTrypDB/GeneDB-style sysID: LpmP.33.2740), which translates to MSALHTVVNETIIEAVRVALESYIAEGQQLTVPNDGTRMPAEQESIIRKALFAGLQNLRAAVQQHATRLTPPGNTEEVDSHTHMHLASELTTTTPWGLSTALAQLASNATATQEFVQQAVLSIWAHLRSAASRREGSIAANAVYTATPDVTRVLEAAAAAQHIVAADGVAPASTVWPMTPGSMVAYLSTFSAAEWVWLLATLVLGYLILSFVFGRILGFNGLLNRRRPRTTTVLIGLPYSGKTALFVQLVHHRQLLETRASMRPNSGYMCAAAQHGRSTGTAGVKVVDCPGHPRLHKEMLRAVSEALNVVVVIDSVTVQDNQREGADALAELLINVLQSPEFYGVRRLLFACTKRDEVISYAPKAVRRLLEAAMVASIESRQNAMGRVESVRDSNNTVVTSKGRPDGGRQKGGGGRRHMLFLDGADNDDRIGEAVPGYEHLRGAAGGSEKSFNFEQLGIPVAFVDVSSRPNAAEHKYSITVLEDFLLGGGFGRDG; encoded by the coding sequence ATGAGTGCCTTACATACGGTGGTGAATGAGACGATCATAGAGGCGGTTCGGGTGGCTCTCGAGAGCTACATTGCTGAGGGTCAGCAGCTCACTGTGCCAAACGATGGGACGAGGATGCCTGCTGAACAAGAAAGCATAATCCGCAAAGCTCTTTTTGCCGGCTTGCAGAACCTCCGCGCAGCagtccagcagcacgccacCCGCTTGACGCCGCCGGGCAACACCGAGGAGGTGGACAGCCATACTCATATGCATCTGGCGAGCGAACTGACCACGACCACGCCGTGGGGGCTGAGTACCGCTCTCGCACAGCTGGCAAGCAATGCCACAGCAACACAAGAGTTCGTGCAACAGGCGGTGCTCAGCATCTGGGCCCATCttcgcagcgctgcaagcCGCAGAGAAGGTAGTATCGCTGCAAACGCCGTCTACACGGCTACCCCGGATGTGACTCGAGTACTagaggctgctgcggcagcacagcATATTGTTGCAGCGGATGGGGTAGCGCCAGCGAGCACTGTATGGCCGATGACACCTGGGAGTATGGTTGCCTATCTGAgcaccttctctgctgctgagtgggtgtggctgctggcgACTCTCGTGCTTGGCTACCTAATTTTGTCCTTTGTCTTTGGTCGTATACTGGGTTTTAATGGCCTATTGAATCGCCGGCGGCCGAGGACGACCACCGTGTTGATTGGCCTACCCTACAGTGGCAAGACAGCACTGTTCGTGCAGCTTGTGCACCATCGGCAGCTCCTCGAGACACGCGCAAGTATGCGCCCGAACAGTGGATACatgtgcgcagcggcgcagcatggCCGTTCCACTGGCACGGCGGGAGTGAAGGTTGTCGACTGCCCTGGCCATCCGCGCCTGCATAAAGAGATGCTGCGCGCTGTCAGCGAAGCTTTAAACGTCGTTGTCGTCATCGACTCCGTTACCGTTCAGGACAACCAACGGGAGGGCGCTGACGCACTGGCAGAGCTTCTCATCAACGTTTTGCAGTCACCTGAGTTCTACGGGGTTCGTCGGCTTCTCTTCGCCTGCACGAAGCGCGACGAGGTGATTAGCTACGCCCCGAAGGCGGTGCGCAGGTTACTGGAGGCCGCCATGGTCGCCTCGATCGAGTCGCGCCAGAACGCGATGGGGCGCGTAGAGAGCGTGCGtgacagcaacaacacaGTCGTCACCAGCAAAGGCAGGCCTGACGGCGGCCGCCAaaaaggtggtggtggccgtcGGCACATGCTTTTCTTGGATGGCGCGGACAACGATGACAGGATAGGCGAGGCGGTGCCTGGCTATGAGCATTTGCGTGGAGCGGCTGGTGGGAGTGAGAAGAGCTTCAATTTTGAGCAGCTGGGCATTCCGGTGGCATTTGTGGACGTGAGCAGCCGGCCGAACGCCGCGGAGCACAAATACTCGATCACCGTCCTCGAAGACTTCCTGCTGGGCGGCGGATTCGGTCGCGATGGCTGA
- a CDS encoding hypothetical protein (TriTrypDB/GeneDB-style sysID: LpmP.33.2710) yields MRDREVTECLLGAEQWLRELNRPLTSASVSGSANGGGSSSSISGFLPYVEGDALLSAYRSALSELRLLVLGVLNTMPWWRVVETVADHPTVPQSHGVRGASISGRGHSGGGAVAARTATQHGSVSDRSVAALHAITRWHVRLQIAFERVCLTLIDQSQKTVRGVLEVLLKPCQLRPPVRDGARRSIPSDSFIRVLNAVATKYSPNYVVELLEGCIADFMPRQRWAERRHHVACTAVLLYVALEGHTPAYHPRLGNSQSLQRALELLKALRSRHTDNSNSVGDSPWQLPPATRSHSLSLPGGTSEESGTDLGGSSSAVSAKRQGYHASLSSMLPTTGVLPSGYVSATLLEGAKVGEAALRQPILPHASLVGSSLSLIETTTTASDMELSDGDAHGSDRARSAVNSRLADNPSGRYVTAACAGGGGDSDSSAATVVCRKGRSRGAAGQLSGEVGSGVAVAPGSAAADGAPSFLDVTVEHNNKLLSYRNDIVRVLLNRLLDVELTLEPKDMEEKQGGWSRVMGVLGLGGGGGSSSAMTVASHQTSFRGSPFGSPPASGLGSPASVLSASSSSLPGVGGGGSASAFPSIPITAADAGMLRQVTAPTSDLSSPAALSPAVFLLPRSDSLGFSGGAGLGDWGSAASPGASLASTQPLEHLFNTLSQPYLRILRDCTTLVYGRLGDDLRRQQVAGSCGNADWWVDIVYFYLTVVTRVDRPVYVLYLAPSLSMLGAEDESIGLLHKLITVAIKGSMPVEQPRSSSTISGTLRCPSAMWASSATASVVSASSLPLSGAPVQPVRLRMAPPTGTNRRVVTMEERLRAARHIFPLFRFLQSRIDEASGEGVRRRLLKWTAQELRRLGGCSASAMGGGGGRGGSLYVRSHPPPSRETRLALVTFAQCAAISELMGVDVVPQLSSAGKSTCGSARFTSSTAYGDTSDGIAAALEPFLSRYTLQSEPPAEDMEDTVTTADDGENGNSNCSAAASSASLSETLSSPSASASSSMQGAEQAGRKASEKIAGTTASAMSLSTLCDTEQKPRRRRIDLRQMEFEGLLQPQLMAYCPW; encoded by the coding sequence ATGCGCGATCGCGAGGTGACAGAGTGTCTGCTTGGGGCTGAGCAGTGGCTACGCGAGCTGAACCGTCCGTTAACATCGGCaagcgtcagcggcagcgccaacggTGGCGGATCGTCGTCATCGATCAGTGGTTTTCTGCCCTACGTGGAGGGCGATGCACTACTCAGCGCGTACCGTAGTGCACTCTCTGAACTGCGCCTGCTTGTCCTTGGCGTCTTGAACACGATGCCGTGGTGGCGTGTTGTGGAGACGGTAGCGGATCACCCCACGGTGCCGCAGTCGCACGGAGTTCGCGGGGCTAGCATCAGTGGTCGTGGCCACAGTGGGGGTGGAGCTGTTGCGGCACGAACAGCAACGCAACACGGCAGCGTTTCAGATCGTTCTGTGGCTGCGCTCCACGCCATCACACGTTGGCACGTGCGTCTCCAAATCGCCTttgagcgtgtgtgcctgaCATTGATTGACCAGTCACAGAAGACAGTGCGTGGCGTTCTCGAGGTGCTGTTAAAGCCCTGTCAACTGCGTCCACCCGTGCGCGACGGTGCGCGGCGCTCCATCCCGAGTGACAGCTTCATCCGCGTCCTGAACGCGGTCGCGACCAAGTACAGCCCCAATTACGTCGTGGAGTTGCTGGAGGGTTGCATTGCCGACTTTatgccgcggcagcggtgggcagAACGACGCCACCACGTGGCGTGCACTGCTGTCTTGCTGTACGTGGCACTGGAGGGGCACACCCCAGCGTACCACCCGCGTCTCGGCAACAGCCAAAGCTTGCAGCGTGCCTTGGAACTGCTCAAGGCACTGCGCTCTCGGCACACGGACAACAGTAATAGCGTGGGCGACTCTCcgtggcagctgccgccCGCCACGCGCTCCCACTCCTTGAGCCTACCAGGAGGGACGTCAGAGGAGAGCGGAACCGACCTTGGGGGGTCGTCGTCTGCAGTGTCAGCGAAGCGACAGGGCTACCACGCTTCGCTGTCATCGATGCTACCAACAACCGGTGTGCTACCATCAGGCTACGTGAGTGCGACGCTGTTGGAGGGGGCAAAGGTtggagaggcggcgctgcgacaGCCGATCCTGCCACATGCATCCCTGGTTGGAAGCAGTTTGTCCTTGATTGAGACTACTACAACTGCAAGCGACATGGAACtcagcgatggcgacgcgCATGGCAGTGATCGTGCCAGATCTGCCGTGAACAGCAGACTCGCTGATAACCCCTCTGGGCGCTACGTCACAGCTGCctgtgctggcggtggcggtgataGTGACAGCTCTGCAGCAACAGTGGTCTGCAGGAAGGGTAGATCTCGAGGGGCAGCTGGCCAGCTCAGCGGAGAAGTTGGCAGCGGTGTGGCAGTTGCTCCGggctcggcagcagcagacggcgCGCCGAGCTTCCTCGACGTAACTGTCGAACACAATAACAAGCTCTTGTCGTACCGTAACGACattgtgcgcgtgctgtTGAACCGGTTACTGGATGTGGAACTGACGCTAGAACCGAAGGAtatggaggagaagcagggTGGATGGTCACGTGTCATGGGCGTGCTCGggctcggcggcggcggcggctcatCCTCTGCGATGACAGTGGCGTCACACCAGACATCTTTCCGTGGTAGCCCGTTCGGCTCTCCACCCGCTTCCGGGCTGGGAAGCCCGGCCTCTGTTCTTTcagcgtcgtcatcgtcgcttCCAGgagttggcggcggcggttcTGCCAGTGCATTCCCTAGCATCCCGATCACCGCGGCAGATGCTGGTATGTTGCGACAAGTCACAGCCCCAACCTCTGACCTCAGCAGTCCTGCCGCCTTGTCGCCTGCCGTATTTCTCCTTCCACGATCCGACTCGCTCGGgttcagcggtggcgccggccTGGGTGACTGGGgctctgccgcctcccccGGTGCGTCGCTTGCCTCAACGCAGCCACTCGAGCATCTCTTCAACACACTGTCGCAGCCCTATCTCCGCATCCTGCGCGACTGTACAACACTCGTGTACGGGCGATTGGGTGATGACCTCCGTCGCCAGCAGGTCGCTGGCTCGTGCGGCAATGCTGATTGGTGGGTGGACATTGTGTACTTCTATCTGACTGTCGTGACGCGCGTGGATCGGCCAGTGTATGTGCTGTACCTCGCTCCAAGTTTGTCCATGCTGGGAGCGGAGGATGAGTCGATAGGGCTGCTGCACAAGCTCATCACTGTTGCGATCAAAGGCAGCATGCCAGTGGAGCAGCcgcgtagcagcagcaccattaGTGGGACTCTTAGATGCCCCTCGGCGATGTGGGCGTCGTCCGCGACCGCATCTGTGGTgagcgcttcttctttgcctctaTCCGGTGCACCCGTCCAGCCGGTGCGTCTGCGCATGGCACCACCGACCGGCACCAATCGTCGTGTGGTTACAATGGAAGAGCGACTGCGTGCGGCCCGGCACATTTTTCcactctttcgctttctgcAAAGCCGCATCGATGAGGCCAGCGGTGAGGGCGTGCGGCGTCGGCTGCTGAAGTGGACGGCGCAGGAGCTACGCCGACTGGGCGgctgctccgcctcggcTATggggggcggtggcggacGAGGCGGTAGCTTGTATGTGCGCAGTCACCCACCGCCCTCCCGAGAAACGCGATTAGCCCTCGTCACCTTCGCGCAATGTGCGGCGATATCGGAACTGATGGGGGTGGATGTAGTGCCACAGCTCAGCAGTGCCGGCAAATCAACCTGCGGCTCTGCTCGTTTCACATCGAGCACTGCCTACGGGGATACCTCTGATGGCATCGCGGCCGCCCTGGAGCCTTTCCTCAGCCGATACACATTACAGAGCGAGCCGCCTGCGGAGGACATGGAGGACACTGTGACCACAGCGGATGACGGGGAGAATGGGAACAGCAactgctcagcagcagcatcatctGCATCTCTGTCAGAAACATTGTCATCACCATCGGCATCAGCCTCTTCCTCGATGCAGGGCGCGGAGCAAGCTGGACGGAAGGCATCCGAAAAGATCGCAGGGACTACTGCCTCAGCGATGTCTTTGTCCACTCTGTGTGACACGGAGCAGAagccgcgccgacgccgtATCGACCTTCGGCAGATGGAGTTTGAGGGGTTACTGCAGCCACAGTTGATGGCGTACTGTCCATGGTGA
- a CDS encoding mitochondrial processing peptidase alpha subunit, putative (TriTrypDB/GeneDB-style sysID: LpmP.33.2730), whose translation MLSVSRLVRGVAETIKRENFTISRLTNGLRVITCDDGNGITGMGLFSLNGPKFEEKGSFGAAAVMESLPLRSNTRMTTEAISQSLGVFGNAYKVTNNREAMSVMLMMPRYHQREGLDVLNGMWLHPTESADEFDVAKAQTLHRSSLTSRDATSMLFELVHKAGWSGRGLGNPLSPTEEQLEELTLEKFHAFHRRYTRPERTVLAATGVSDHVAFVQEAETRLEFPEPAAPSSLLSSTETANKAAAITAQAHPYTGGCEYVQNTTAPESMNKFQEKNLSHMALFFQAIPMAHPDYFTFSVIQTLLGGGTSFSSGGPGKGMQTKLFREVLNREPNLHGMECITAWYSDGGLIGLYGSAPHEYVNNLLKIMVFQAASISQRITLAHLEMAKNQLSSQLILLGEGREQLLNDMGFNLLVHNYTITPQETIQGSAQVTMAGLHHVCSQLIEHPVTFAVYGETRDMPKYKELVEALRRSYASLNKTTPG comes from the coding sequence ATGCTTTCTGTGAGTCGCCTTGTGCGAGGTGTTGCTGAGACAATTAAGCGTGAGAACTTCACAATATCCCGTCTTACGAACGGACTCCGAGTCATCACATGCGATGACGGCAACGGCATCACCGGCATGGGGCTTTTCTCCTTGAACGGCCCCAAGTttgaggagaaggggagttttggtgcggcggcggtgatggagtcactgccactgcgcagCAACACGCGCATGACGACCGAGGCGATTAGCCAGTCCCTCGGCGTCTTTGGCAACGCGTACAAGGTGACTAACAATCGAGAGGCCATGTCTGTCATGCTCATGATGCCGCGCTATcatcagagagagggactCGATGTGCTTAACGGCATGTGGCTGCACCCAACCGAGAGCGCCGACGAGTTCGACGTGGCAAAGGCGCAGACTCTGCACCGCAGCTCTCTCACGAGCCGTGACGCGACGAGCATGCTGTTTGAGCTCGTCCACAAGGCCGGCTGGAGTGGTCGCGGGCTCGGCAACCCGCTCTCCCCgacagaggagcagctggaggagctgacaCTGGAGAAGTTTCACGCCTTTCACCGCCGCTACACCAGGCCGGAGCGGACAGTGCTGGCAGCAACGGGTGTATCAGATCACGTGGCATTTGTGCAGGAGGCTGAGACGCGGTTGGAGTTCCCTGAacccgcggcgccgtcgtcccTCCTGTCTAGCACAGAGACGGCGAACAAGGCAGCTGCCATCACAGCTCAGGCTCACCCATACACGGGCGGTTGCGAGTACGTGCAGAACACAACGGCGCCAGAGTCTATGAACAAGTTTCAAGAGAAGAATCTTAGCCACATGGCCCTCTTCTTCCAGGCCATCCCAATGGCCCACCCTGACTATTTCACCTTCTCAGTCATTCAGACATTGCTGGGTGGCGGCACCTCGTTCAGCTCCGGTGGCCCTGGCAAGGGCATGCAAACAAAACTGTTTCGTGAGGTGTTGAACCGTGAGCCGAACCTGCACGGCATGGAGTGCATCACGGCATGGTACAGCGATGGTGGCTTAATTGGCCTCTACGGCTCTGCCCCACACGAGTATGTGAACAATTTGTTGAAGATCATGGTTTTCCAGGCAGCATCGATTAGCCAGCGCATCACACTGGCGCACCTGGAGATGGCTAAAAACCAGCTAAGCTCGCAGCTTATTCttctgggggaggggcgcgagcagctgctgaatgACATGGGATTTAACCTTCTCGTGCACAACTACACCATTACGCCGCAGGAGACCATTCAAGGGAGCGCGCAGGTGACCATGGCGGGCCTCCATCACGTGTGCTCGCAGCTAATTGAGCATCCCGTGACGTTTGCCGTGTATGGGGAGACCAGGGACATGCCCAAGTACAAGGAGCTCGTGGAGGCTCTGAGGAGGTCGTATGCGTCCTTAAACAAGACCACGCCCGGGTGA